The following proteins come from a genomic window of Triticum aestivum cultivar Chinese Spring chromosome 6A, IWGSC CS RefSeq v2.1, whole genome shotgun sequence:
- the LOC123129591 gene encoding uncharacterized protein: MPEDEDEAQQEEQAQQGDAIDLNLMPEDEDEDIELNWFPEEEEAEEAQGDAELEEAQEAQGDAELEEAQEAQEDAELEEADAHGNPRGKDLTDKERHGVYFALRVIGLRDGQVHVYDKVLIATMLNVHLRTITRIWNLAKRQLAAGQEVDVSSKKNKSGRKRKELDLSRIATIPLNKRRTIRRSRARRSLGKLGEEGKLELREQERATEEAVTAAASCGGGGAGQVRLLSEEVGKIDASPCRGSNAVEEEGSKDGEHNRDLLARGISGDASNNFLGSRAEGSGKGGDKQGNRRGEERRWGSVSFVGNTLRRFS, encoded by the exons ATGCCGGAAGATGAGGACGAAGCTCAACAAGAAGAACAAGCTCAACAAGGTGATGCTATTGATTTGAACTTGATGccggaagatgaggatgaagacatTGAATTGAATTGGTTTCCTGAAGAGGAGGAAGCTGAAGAG GCACAAGGAGATGCAGAATTGGAAGAAGCTCAAGAGGCACAAGGAGATGCAGAATTGGAAGAAGCTCAAGAGGCACAAGAAGATGCAGAATTGGAAGAAGCTGATGCACATGGCAATCCAAGAGGCAAGGACTTGACAGACAAGGAGAGACATGGTGTTTACTTTGCTCTGCGAGTAATCGGGCTTAGAGATGGACAGGTTCACGTGTATGACAAGGTGCTCATTGCGACGATGCTGAATGTTCACCTGCGAACAATTACAAGAATATGGAATCTAGCCAAACGACAACTTGCAGCAGGCCAAGAAGTTGATGTTTCAAGCAAGAAGAACAAAAGTGGTAGGAAGAGAAAAGAACTAGATCTGTCGAGAATAGCCACAATCCCCTTGAACAAAAGAAGAACAATCCG CCGGAGCAGAGCACGGCGGTCACTAGGGAAGCTAGGGGAGGAAGGCAAGCTGGAGCTGCGCGAGCAGGAGAGAGCCACGGAGGAGGCAGTTACGGCGGCGGCAAGctgtggcggtggtggagcagggcaGGTGCGGCTTCTGTCGGAGGAGGTCGGAAAAATCGATGCTTCTCCTTGCCGGGGAAGCAACGCGGTGGAGGAGGAGGGGAGCAAGGATGGGGAGCACAACAGGGATCTTCTCGCGCGGGGAATCTCCGGCGACGCCAGCAACAACTTCTTGGGGAGCCGAGCAGAgggctccggcaagggaggagacaAGCAGGGGAACCGGCGGGGAGAGGAGCGGAGGTGGGGGAGTGTGTCGTTTGTCGGGAATACACTGAggaggttttcataa